A genomic region of Pseudomonas sp. MPC6 contains the following coding sequences:
- the msrP gene encoding protein-methionine-sulfoxide reductase catalytic subunit MsrP, protein MLIKVPKASDCHESDVTPEPFYLSRRNVLSAAVAGLAVSSLPRWASAADAARYPGVEPGKAPSWFAEKLPATQWGAVNVKDEAVTPFNDATHYNNFYEFGTDKGDPAANAGALKTEPWSVVVDGEVGKPGRYALEDFMKPYQLEERIYRLRCVEAWSMVIPWIGFPISALIKEVEPTSSARFIRFETLRDPKVMPGQRSGFALIDWPYVEGLRLDEAMNPLAILAVGMYGRELPNQNGAPLRLVVPWKYGFKSIKSIVRISLVSEQPKTTWQSIASDEYGFYANVNPTVDHPRWTQARERRLPSGLFKPNVRDTQMFNGYSDEVASLYTGLDLRKNY, encoded by the coding sequence ATGCTGATCAAAGTCCCCAAGGCGTCTGACTGTCATGAGTCGGACGTCACGCCCGAACCCTTCTATCTCTCTCGACGCAATGTGCTGAGTGCTGCCGTCGCCGGTCTGGCTGTGAGCAGCCTGCCTCGGTGGGCCAGCGCCGCCGATGCTGCGCGTTATCCAGGCGTAGAGCCTGGCAAGGCGCCATCCTGGTTTGCCGAAAAGCTTCCCGCTACCCAGTGGGGGGCGGTAAACGTCAAGGATGAGGCCGTCACGCCGTTCAACGATGCCACCCACTACAATAATTTCTACGAGTTCGGCACCGATAAAGGTGATCCGGCGGCGAACGCGGGTGCATTGAAGACCGAACCCTGGAGTGTGGTGGTGGACGGCGAGGTGGGTAAGCCGGGACGGTATGCGCTGGAGGACTTCATGAAGCCCTATCAGCTGGAAGAGCGCATTTACCGTCTTCGCTGCGTGGAAGCCTGGTCGATGGTCATCCCGTGGATCGGTTTTCCCATCTCGGCGTTAATCAAGGAAGTCGAACCGACCTCCAGCGCCAGGTTCATTCGTTTCGAAACCCTGCGGGACCCCAAGGTCATGCCGGGCCAGCGCTCTGGTTTTGCCTTGATCGATTGGCCTTATGTAGAAGGGTTGCGACTGGATGAGGCAATGAATCCTTTGGCCATTCTTGCAGTGGGCATGTATGGGCGTGAATTGCCTAACCAGAACGGCGCGCCTCTGCGTCTGGTAGTGCCGTGGAAGTACGGCTTCAAGAGCATCAAATCCATCGTGCGGATCAGTCTGGTCAGCGAGCAGCCCAAAACCACCTGGCAGAGCATTGCCTCCGATGAATATGGCTTCTATGCGAACGTGAACCCCACGGTCGATCACCCGCGCTGGACCCAGGCCCGTGAAAGGCGGTTACCCAGTGGTCTGTTCAAGCCGAATGTGCGTGACACGCAGATGTTCAACGGCTACTCGGATGAAGTCGCTTCTTTATACACAGGGCTCGATCTACGGAAAAATTACTGA
- the msrQ gene encoding protein-methionine-sulfoxide reductase heme-binding subunit MsrQ translates to MRYPFWRIGVFIATAVWPLLWLYQAWEDVLGPDPGKVLVDRLGLGTLVLLLITLSMTPLQKLTGWAGWIAVRRQLGLWCFAYVVLHLSGYTAFILGFDWSQLGVELRKRPYIIVGALGFFCLLALAVTSNRYSQRRLGARWKKLHRLVYVILGLGLLHMLWIVRADLKEWAIYASVGLLLLVLRLPPVARRIPRLIAKKTPSARKA, encoded by the coding sequence ATGCGATATCCGTTCTGGCGAATCGGGGTCTTCATCGCCACTGCGGTGTGGCCACTGCTTTGGTTGTATCAGGCTTGGGAGGATGTGCTGGGGCCTGATCCAGGCAAGGTGCTGGTTGACCGGCTTGGTTTGGGGACGCTGGTGTTGCTGCTGATAACCTTGAGCATGACGCCCCTGCAGAAACTCACGGGTTGGGCGGGGTGGATTGCTGTTCGGCGACAGCTGGGGTTGTGGTGTTTTGCCTACGTAGTGCTGCATCTGAGTGGTTATACGGCGTTCATCCTCGGCTTCGATTGGTCGCAGCTGGGCGTCGAGTTGCGCAAGCGGCCGTATATTATCGTCGGGGCGCTGGGCTTTTTCTGTTTGCTGGCGTTGGCGGTGACCTCCAATCGTTACAGCCAAAGACGCTTGGGCGCGCGCTGGAAGAAGCTGCATCGGCTGGTCTATGTGATTCTCGGGCTTGGTTTGTTGCATATGTTATGGATTGTGCGCGCCGACCTGAAGGAGTGGGCGATCTATGCCTCTGTAGGTTTACTGCTATTAGTGCTGCGGTTACCGCCCGTAGCCCGCCGAATCCCGCGATTAATCGCTAAAAAGACACCTTCTGCGCGAAAGGCGTAA
- the mksB gene encoding Mks condensin complex protein MksB, translating to MIEPKRVLRALAEHWALLEPLCEHFDQGTLSLSELRSQLAAQQLDSTPQDITSLLDVWIRLDILVPVAKSPNRFELNAQIHDFLAYLRREHRLGLCLEIEAYLRHLERLAGYIQDAFDIRDGNDLARQLRLLDMRVRDVLKKLANDEQALVAVAERAKTSDRQIPLRQRYAEVLATWDEYVEPMIQLVNADGAFEQGVRKVENVLLKMLTDQQRLGHLVDDDMLLRTHARILEMQTSAQLTLRHARELLLPLREEARRHNAVTRGAALALAAIRRKGIDAVPQAAMPMFTRPQSTFLGSASQVEAYVYALARFEPKPARFPKAHNTQKGEVPRAPRTVREMLERCEDALPLPDLMTWLLEQEPDGATDELLYWFSRLSREKRFKRERLERRDYHTHEHQVSLRSFALLSARDSAAEDSASTLYASTSHAP from the coding sequence ATGATCGAACCCAAGCGCGTCTTGCGCGCCCTCGCTGAACACTGGGCCCTTCTGGAGCCACTGTGCGAGCACTTCGACCAAGGCACCCTGAGCCTCAGCGAATTGCGTTCACAGTTGGCCGCCCAGCAACTGGACAGTACACCGCAGGACATCACCAGCCTGCTGGACGTGTGGATTCGCCTCGACATTCTGGTTCCGGTGGCGAAAAGCCCGAACCGTTTCGAGCTCAACGCGCAGATTCACGATTTCCTCGCTTACCTGCGCCGTGAACACCGCTTGGGCCTGTGCCTGGAGATCGAAGCCTATCTGCGCCATCTCGAGCGTCTGGCCGGCTACATCCAGGACGCCTTCGACATCCGCGACGGCAACGACCTCGCGCGCCAGCTGCGCCTGCTCGACATGCGCGTGCGGGACGTATTGAAGAAGCTCGCCAACGATGAACAGGCGCTGGTGGCCGTCGCCGAACGCGCCAAGACCAGCGACCGGCAGATTCCGCTGCGCCAGCGTTACGCTGAAGTGCTGGCGACCTGGGATGAATATGTCGAGCCGATGATCCAGTTGGTGAACGCCGACGGCGCCTTCGAACAAGGCGTGCGCAAGGTCGAAAACGTGCTGCTGAAGATGCTCACCGATCAGCAGCGTCTTGGCCACCTGGTCGATGACGACATGCTGTTGCGCACCCACGCGCGCATCCTCGAAATGCAGACCAGCGCCCAGCTGACCCTGCGCCATGCCCGAGAACTGCTGCTGCCGTTGCGTGAAGAAGCCCGCCGGCACAATGCCGTGACCCGTGGCGCGGCGCTGGCCCTGGCGGCCATCCGGCGCAAAGGCATCGACGCAGTGCCGCAAGCGGCGATGCCGATGTTCACCCGCCCGCAAAGCACCTTTCTCGGCAGCGCCAGTCAGGTTGAAGCCTATGTCTACGCCCTGGCCCGTTTCGAGCCGAAGCCGGCGCGCTTCCCCAAGGCCCACAACACCCAGAAAGGCGAAGTGCCGCGCGCGCCGCGCACGGTTCGGGAGATGCTCGAACGCTGCGAAGACGCCCTGCCGCTGCCGGACCTGATGACCTGGTTGCTGGAACAGGAACCGGACGGCGCCACCGACGAATTGCTCTACTGGTTCTCGCGCCTGTCGCGGGAAAAACGCTTTAAACGTGAGCGTCTGGAACGTCGCGATTACCACACTCACGAGCATCAGGTCAGCCTGCGCTCCTTCGCCCTGCTCTCGGCCCGCGACAGCGCCGCCGAGGATTCTGCGAGCACCCTCTATGCAAGTACCTCCCATGCACCTTGA
- a CDS encoding MlaD family protein: MTDLPTAKTRPASNWSAIWVLPLIALIIGGWLGWRAYNETGIEILVRFESGEGIQANKTEVVYKGMSVGKVKTLKLDDEGASKGVIATVEMNKDVEQYLRTSTRFWLVKPSVTLAGITGLETLVSGNYVAISPGEGEPTRKFKALAEEPPLSDAQPGLHLTIKADRLGSLNRGSPVFYKQIRVGQIKSYLLSEDQGTVELKVFIEPTYAKLVRKHTRFWNASGISIDANLSGVKVRSESLASIVAGGIAFATPENRKDSPATDPSLPFRLYEDFDAAAAGIRVKVKLSDFEGLQAGRTPVMYKGIQVGTLKALKIDPDLTAASAELTLDPLAEDYLVDGTQFWVVKPSISLAGITGLEALVKGNYIAVRPGDKGAAPQREFVARPKAPPLDLRSPGLHLVLFTDNLGSLDVGSPILYKQVKVGSVQSYQFSRTKKQLVIGVHIEKEYEGLVNASTRFWNASGITLTGGLTGGIQVKSESLQSLMAGGIAFETPLATAPLQKRIPRFRLHANREDANEKGTVVTIKVERADGLRSGTPIRFKGLDVGKIEDVDLSDDLQSVLLTARITEVPERIARAGSQFWVVKPELGLIKTSNLETLVTGQYIEVQPAAKNLGPQKNFVALANPPETARQEAGLSLVLSAARRGSLKTGVPVTYREITVGKVTGYELGQTADRVLVRILIEPKYAPLVRSGTRFWNSSGFGFDYGLFKGATMRTESLETLIQGGIAFATPDGERMGNPARPEQTFPLFDNFEEEWLTWAPKIAIGR; encoded by the coding sequence ATGACTGATTTGCCTACAGCGAAAACCCGACCGGCCTCGAACTGGTCCGCTATCTGGGTGTTGCCCCTGATTGCCTTGATCATCGGCGGCTGGCTTGGCTGGCGTGCCTACAACGAGACCGGCATCGAGATTCTGGTGCGTTTCGAAAGTGGTGAAGGCATCCAGGCCAACAAGACCGAGGTCGTCTACAAAGGCATGTCCGTGGGTAAGGTAAAAACCCTCAAGCTCGACGACGAAGGCGCCTCCAAGGGCGTCATCGCCACCGTCGAGATGAACAAGGACGTCGAGCAATACCTCAGGACCAGCACGCGCTTCTGGCTGGTCAAGCCAAGCGTGACCCTGGCCGGTATCACCGGCCTGGAAACCCTGGTGTCGGGTAACTACGTCGCGATCAGCCCGGGTGAAGGCGAACCGACCCGCAAGTTCAAGGCGCTGGCCGAAGAACCGCCGCTGTCCGACGCGCAGCCCGGTTTGCACCTGACCATCAAGGCTGATCGTCTCGGCTCGCTGAACCGCGGCAGCCCGGTGTTCTACAAGCAGATCAGGGTCGGGCAGATCAAAAGCTACCTGCTGTCCGAGGATCAAGGCACCGTTGAGCTCAAAGTCTTTATCGAACCCACCTACGCCAAGCTGGTGCGCAAACACACGCGCTTCTGGAATGCCAGCGGCATCAGCATCGACGCCAACCTGTCGGGCGTGAAAGTGCGCAGCGAGTCCCTTGCCAGCATCGTCGCCGGCGGTATCGCGTTCGCCACGCCGGAGAATCGCAAGGACAGCCCGGCCACCGATCCAAGCTTGCCGTTCCGCCTCTACGAAGACTTCGATGCCGCTGCCGCCGGAATTCGGGTCAAGGTCAAACTCAGTGACTTCGAAGGCCTGCAGGCCGGGCGCACGCCCGTGATGTACAAAGGCATTCAGGTCGGCACGCTTAAAGCGCTGAAGATCGATCCGGATCTGACCGCCGCCAGTGCCGAGTTGACCCTCGATCCCCTGGCCGAGGATTACCTGGTTGACGGCACTCAGTTCTGGGTGGTCAAGCCGTCGATCTCCCTCGCCGGTATTACCGGGCTGGAAGCCTTGGTCAAAGGTAACTACATCGCCGTACGCCCCGGCGACAAGGGCGCCGCACCGCAACGCGAGTTCGTGGCACGGCCCAAGGCGCCGCCGCTCGACTTGCGTTCGCCGGGGCTGCACCTGGTGCTGTTCACCGATAACCTGGGTTCGCTGGATGTCGGTAGCCCGATCCTCTACAAACAGGTCAAGGTCGGTTCGGTCCAGAGCTATCAGTTCTCGCGGACCAAAAAACAGTTAGTGATCGGCGTACACATCGAGAAGGAATATGAAGGCCTGGTCAACGCGTCGACCCGGTTCTGGAATGCCAGCGGCATTACGCTCACGGGTGGGCTGACCGGTGGAATCCAGGTCAAAAGTGAATCGCTGCAGAGCCTGATGGCTGGCGGCATCGCCTTCGAAACGCCGCTGGCAACAGCGCCATTGCAGAAGCGGATTCCGCGGTTCCGTCTGCACGCCAACCGCGAAGACGCCAATGAAAAAGGCACTGTGGTCACGATCAAGGTGGAGCGCGCCGATGGCTTGCGCAGCGGCACGCCGATTCGTTTCAAAGGTCTGGATGTCGGCAAGATTGAAGACGTCGACCTCAGCGATGACCTGCAATCGGTGCTGCTGACGGCGCGCATTACTGAAGTGCCGGAGCGTATTGCCCGGGCAGGCAGTCAGTTCTGGGTGGTCAAGCCTGAACTGGGCCTGATCAAGACGTCCAATCTCGAAACCCTGGTCACCGGGCAGTACATCGAAGTGCAGCCGGCGGCGAAAAACCTGGGGCCGCAAAAGAACTTCGTGGCCCTGGCGAATCCGCCGGAAACCGCCCGCCAGGAAGCCGGCCTGAGCCTGGTCTTGAGTGCTGCCCGCCGTGGTTCGTTGAAAACCGGGGTGCCGGTGACTTACCGTGAAATCACCGTGGGCAAGGTCACAGGGTACGAGCTGGGCCAGACCGCTGACCGGGTGTTGGTGCGCATTTTGATCGAACCGAAATATGCACCCTTGGTGCGCAGCGGTACGCGTTTCTGGAACTCCAGTGGCTTTGGTTTCGACTACGGCTTGTTCAAAGGCGCGACAATGCGCACCGAATCGCTGGAGACGCTGATTCAGGGCGGTATCGCCTTTGCCACGCCGGATGGGGAGCGCATGGGTAATCCGGCGCGACCTGAGCAGACGTTCCCGTTGTTTGACAATTTTGAAGAGGAATGGCTGACCTGGGCGCCGAAGATCGCGATCGGCAGGTAG
- the mksF gene encoding Mks condensin complex protein MksF, with translation MTKERYGIRRFALLNTAGYSLGLFPLEEPLSVYGANNLGKSASINALQFPILARMSDMSFGKYSLEQSRRFYFASDTSYILVEVSLPHGPHVIGVVGRGPGGGFGHQFFAYAGKLDLAHYQKNDTCLRQKELFTNLEREGLKAYELKPDELRRLLVGGHTSIPLDLTLIPLRSTSEQSLKTFRALFINLLHMREITAAKLKQLFLDAFEHSLRSGSVDYIAACEEAFRDVRRMEQDYNSLVAAGPLVEALANGVKQRDILRGKLHRISPLLDSLLGTWSDYAGARKEELTIQAEHYRNEQDALQNNQRGGTQELMRLEREIAGIQRWLGELSVLKHRFALVDDVKVLEQQLLAAKDAHDELAGALAQSRQFSAEDLDERLRDLEKRLKSVRQQLDHADNNSYARLREEFSQQDVERLMRLFNSALFSLPLGEHGITLDEDGAWVKSLELILDGFKGERFEVPGLSIDLSSIEPPALQALADRAALRDQKERLEKELKQLKTQAAVATDRAASKTQTETLYRQVLDAQKALEDFRRAQTLSAEESDKLEQLAQMEAAQDELKRSSDAFTERVQQLSAKLQLVGRQIGDMEAKQRTLDDALRRRQLLPADLPFGTPFMDPVDDSMDNLLPLLNDYQDSWQGLLRSDGQIEALYAQVRLKGVAKFDSEDDMERRLRLLINAYAHRTDEALTLGKARRAAVTDIARTLRNIRSDYDSLEHQLALFNREINKRQVSNLQSFRIVLAPNKEALKHIDQIIHSAGQYEEGETLSVFDLNQSADQDNKNEEAKEYLARLVAANHNQLGLKDLFELAFEITKVNGSPVIHTDIDGAASNGTTMTIKALTNMYLLLHLMDRDQAGRVRLPYYLDEAADIDEKNQAALLETSLQLGFVPILASVKPQVCASVAIDLEGGSGPNGIYIDEADWKYIRRHDEVKPAVNVEADEPELDAV, from the coding sequence ATGACCAAGGAACGCTACGGCATTCGCCGTTTTGCCCTTTTGAATACCGCCGGTTACAGCCTCGGCCTGTTCCCTCTGGAAGAGCCGCTGTCGGTTTACGGCGCGAACAACCTCGGTAAATCCGCCTCGATCAACGCGTTGCAGTTCCCGATTCTGGCCCGCATGTCGGACATGAGTTTCGGCAAGTACAGCCTGGAACAATCGCGGCGCTTCTACTTTGCCTCGGACACCAGCTACATTCTGGTCGAAGTCTCGTTGCCCCACGGCCCGCATGTGATCGGTGTCGTCGGTCGCGGCCCGGGGGGCGGCTTCGGTCACCAGTTCTTTGCCTACGCCGGCAAGCTGGACCTGGCCCATTACCAGAAAAACGACACCTGTCTGCGCCAGAAAGAGCTGTTCACCAACCTCGAGCGCGAAGGGCTGAAAGCTTACGAACTCAAACCCGACGAACTGCGTCGCTTGCTGGTCGGCGGTCACACCTCGATCCCCCTGGACCTGACGTTGATCCCGCTGCGCTCCACCAGCGAGCAAAGCCTGAAGACCTTCCGCGCCCTGTTCATCAACCTGCTGCACATGCGCGAAATCACCGCGGCCAAGCTCAAGCAGCTGTTCCTCGATGCCTTCGAACACAGCCTGCGTTCCGGCAGCGTCGATTACATTGCCGCCTGCGAAGAGGCCTTCCGCGATGTACGCCGCATGGAGCAGGACTACAACTCGCTGGTCGCGGCCGGCCCATTGGTCGAGGCCTTGGCCAACGGCGTGAAACAACGGGACATCCTGCGCGGCAAACTGCACCGGATCTCGCCATTGCTCGATTCCCTGCTCGGCACCTGGTCGGACTACGCCGGTGCGCGCAAGGAAGAGCTGACGATCCAGGCCGAGCACTACCGCAACGAGCAGGATGCCCTGCAAAACAATCAGCGCGGCGGCACTCAGGAACTGATGCGCCTGGAGCGGGAAATCGCCGGCATCCAGCGCTGGCTCGGCGAATTGTCGGTGCTCAAGCATCGCTTCGCCCTGGTCGATGACGTCAAAGTCCTGGAGCAGCAACTACTCGCGGCCAAGGACGCGCACGATGAACTCGCTGGCGCACTGGCGCAGTCGCGACAGTTCAGTGCCGAAGACCTCGACGAGCGTCTGCGGGATCTGGAAAAACGCCTGAAGTCGGTCAGGCAGCAACTCGATCACGCCGACAACAACAGCTACGCCCGCCTGCGCGAAGAGTTCTCGCAACAGGACGTCGAACGCCTGATGCGCCTGTTCAACAGCGCCTTGTTCAGCCTGCCGCTGGGCGAGCATGGCATCACGCTGGATGAGGACGGTGCCTGGGTCAAATCCCTGGAGCTGATCCTCGACGGCTTCAAGGGCGAGCGCTTCGAAGTACCGGGCCTGTCCATCGATCTGTCGTCTATCGAACCTCCTGCCCTGCAGGCCCTGGCTGACCGCGCCGCGTTGCGCGATCAGAAAGAGCGTCTGGAAAAAGAACTCAAGCAGCTTAAAACCCAGGCTGCGGTGGCCACCGACCGTGCTGCGAGCAAGACCCAGACCGAAACCCTGTACCGCCAAGTGCTGGATGCACAGAAAGCCCTGGAAGATTTCCGTCGCGCGCAAACCTTGAGCGCCGAAGAAAGCGACAAGCTGGAACAACTCGCGCAGATGGAAGCGGCGCAGGACGAGTTGAAGCGCTCCAGCGATGCCTTCACCGAGCGCGTCCAGCAACTGTCGGCCAAGCTGCAATTGGTTGGCCGGCAGATTGGCGACATGGAAGCCAAACAACGCACCCTAGACGACGCCCTGCGCCGCCGTCAGCTGTTACCGGCCGACCTGCCGTTCGGCACACCGTTCATGGACCCGGTCGACGATTCCATGGATAACCTGCTGCCGCTGCTCAACGACTATCAGGACAGCTGGCAGGGCCTGCTGCGCAGCGATGGTCAGATCGAGGCGCTCTACGCCCAGGTTCGCCTCAAGGGCGTGGCCAAGTTCGACAGCGAAGACGACATGGAACGTCGCCTGCGATTGCTGATCAATGCCTACGCGCACCGCACCGATGAAGCCCTGACGCTCGGCAAGGCTCGCCGTGCGGCCGTGACCGACATCGCCCGGACCCTGCGCAATATCCGCAGCGACTACGACAGCCTCGAACACCAATTGGCGCTGTTCAACCGCGAGATCAACAAGCGTCAGGTGTCCAACCTGCAGAGTTTCCGCATCGTGCTCGCGCCGAACAAGGAAGCGCTCAAGCACATCGACCAGATCATCCACAGCGCCGGCCAGTATGAAGAGGGCGAAACCCTTTCCGTGTTCGACCTGAACCAGAGTGCCGATCAGGACAACAAGAACGAAGAAGCCAAGGAATACCTGGCGCGGCTGGTGGCCGCAAATCACAACCAGCTCGGCCTCAAGGACCTGTTCGAACTGGCATTCGAGATCACCAAGGTCAACGGATCGCCGGTGATTCACACCGACATCGATGGTGCGGCGTCCAACGGCACCACGATGACGATCAAGGCGCTGACCAACATGTACTTGTTGCTGCACTTGATGGACCGCGACCAGGCCGGTCGCGTGCGCCTGCCGTACTACCTCGACGAGGCGGCGGACATCGATGAGAAAAACCAGGCGGCGCTGCTGGAAACCAGTCTGCAACTGGGCTTCGTGCCGATTCTGGCCAGTGTGAAGCCGCAAGTCTGCGCCAGTGTTGCCATTGACCTGGAAGGTGGCAGTGGGCCGAACGGGATCTATATCGACGAGGCGGACTGGAAGTACATTCGTCGGCATGATGAGGTGAAGCCAGCGGTCAATGTCGAAGCCGATGAACCGGAGTTGGATGCGGTCTGA
- the mksE gene encoding Mks condensin complex protein MksE: MHLDLSELSQLAPIFRELFKGYHVSRRDPELYAQLSNFQDQYRTLFKALGFELVCDTRGFYYFVPDLAAAAVNKTAQRLALFTFILVEHLADQGRDPVAVLDGGSLGRDELPSLLEKYRDLFIQAEVQTVEELEEKIMRRMTQLGFAGEENGVYRFLPPMHRFLDVCLSVQQDRDLAASLHSVLPLPAPVLIDDDSDEQLLETDDPLDLADFEEEHEEDALARAIAEEQETDA, from the coding sequence ATGCACCTTGATCTATCCGAACTGTCTCAGCTGGCACCGATCTTTCGCGAGCTGTTCAAGGGCTACCACGTCAGCCGCCGTGATCCTGAGCTGTACGCGCAGCTGTCGAACTTCCAGGATCAGTACCGCACGCTGTTCAAGGCCTTGGGTTTTGAACTGGTCTGCGACACTCGTGGCTTCTATTATTTCGTGCCGGACCTCGCCGCAGCGGCGGTGAACAAGACCGCGCAACGCCTGGCGCTGTTTACCTTCATCCTGGTCGAACACCTGGCGGACCAGGGCCGAGACCCGGTCGCCGTGCTCGACGGTGGCAGCCTTGGTCGCGATGAACTGCCGTCGCTGCTGGAAAAATACCGCGACCTGTTCATCCAGGCCGAAGTGCAGACTGTCGAAGAGCTCGAAGAAAAAATCATGCGTCGCATGACCCAGCTCGGTTTCGCCGGCGAAGAAAACGGCGTCTACCGGTTCCTGCCGCCGATGCATCGCTTCCTCGACGTCTGCCTGTCGGTGCAGCAAGACCGTGATCTGGCGGCCAGCCTGCACAGCGTGCTGCCATTGCCGGCACCGGTACTGATCGATGACGACAGCGATGAACAGCTGCTGGAAACCGATGACCCGCTGGACCTCGCTGACTTCGAGGAAGAACACGAAGAAGACGCCCTGGCCCGCGCCATTGCCGAAGAACAGGAGACCGACGCATGA
- a CDS encoding paraquat-inducible protein A: MRAIDAGILICAECHELNKQEADTDEQSCTRCGALVHARRPNSVVRTWALLITAAVLYIPANVLPIMTVNSLGKGDPSTIMSGVIQLVQHGMIPIAAVVFIASILVPTFKLVGIALLLFSVQRRQPLSARQRIWMYRFIEFIGRWSMLDIFVIAILVAVVNFGRLASIEANLGAIAFASVVILTMLAAVTFDPRLIWDNTESDDDHD, encoded by the coding sequence ATGCGGGCGATTGATGCGGGCATTCTGATTTGCGCCGAATGCCATGAGTTGAACAAGCAGGAAGCTGACACCGACGAGCAATCCTGCACCCGTTGTGGTGCGCTGGTTCACGCCCGCCGCCCGAACAGTGTGGTGCGCACCTGGGCGCTGCTGATCACCGCGGCGGTGCTCTACATCCCGGCCAACGTACTCCCGATCATGACCGTCAACTCCCTGGGCAAGGGCGACCCCAGCACCATCATGTCCGGTGTGATCCAACTGGTTCAGCACGGGATGATTCCAATTGCGGCGGTGGTGTTTATCGCCAGCATTCTGGTACCGACGTTCAAGTTGGTGGGCATCGCGCTGCTGCTGTTTTCGGTGCAGCGCCGTCAGCCGCTCTCGGCTCGTCAACGGATCTGGATGTACCGCTTTATCGAGTTCATCGGCCGCTGGTCGATGCTGGACATCTTTGTGATCGCCATCCTGGTGGCGGTTGTGAATTTCGGACGGCTTGCCAGCATCGAAGCCAATCTTGGCGCCATCGCTTTCGCCAGTGTGGTGATTCTGACGATGCTTGCCGCCGTTACTTTCGATCCCCGACTGATTTGGGATAACACGGAGTCGGATGACGACCATGACTGA
- a CDS encoding paraquat-inducible protein A, translating into MPDSVDAPGLSELPLDDLVACHECDLLMRKPELAHGEKALCSRCGYELYAHRHNVVQRSLALVIAALLLFVPANFLPIMQLNLLGQSSNDTVWSGVVGLFDSGMQSVSLIVFLCSMGIPLLKLLCQLAVLLSIRFDVGRSYGLLIYRIYHHLRDWGMLEVYLMGVLVAIVKLADMAAVTVGLGLACFIGLLLVQVALEVVMSPHQIWQALSGEDAHAGD; encoded by the coding sequence ATGCCAGATTCGGTTGACGCCCCCGGGCTGTCAGAATTACCGCTGGACGACTTGGTGGCCTGTCACGAGTGCGACTTGCTGATGCGCAAGCCCGAACTCGCCCATGGCGAGAAAGCCCTGTGCTCTCGCTGTGGTTACGAGCTCTACGCCCATCGGCACAACGTTGTGCAGCGCAGTCTGGCTTTGGTCATCGCCGCGCTGTTGTTGTTTGTCCCGGCGAACTTTTTACCCATCATGCAGCTCAATCTACTCGGACAATCGTCGAACGATACGGTCTGGAGTGGCGTTGTCGGTCTTTTTGATTCCGGCATGCAGAGTGTTTCGCTGATTGTGTTCCTGTGCAGCATGGGCATCCCTTTGCTCAAGCTGCTCTGCCAACTGGCCGTATTGCTCAGTATTCGTTTTGATGTCGGACGCAGCTACGGCTTGTTGATCTACCGCATTTATCACCATCTACGCGATTGGGGAATGCTTGAGGTCTACCTCATGGGCGTACTGGTGGCGATCGTAAAACTGGCAGATATGGCAGCCGTTACCGTCGGCCTGGGCCTGGCGTGCTTTATCGGTTTGTTGTTGGTCCAGGTCGCGTTGGAGGTGGTGATGTCGCCCCATCAGATCTGGCAGGCTTTATCAGGAGAGGATGCCCATGCGGGCGATTGA